A single Augochlora pura isolate Apur16 chromosome 2, APUR_v2.2.1, whole genome shotgun sequence DNA region contains:
- the Rexo5 gene encoding RNA exonuclease 5 isoform X2 has product MTPPQAWQSETEEAEKSSDTDISQLSIEENSTRKRPCSEDVKEAPVEDSTIKVEVKTVENTSNSLANKKPRLSGDEYIKLKQELRERKRQYKVIPRFRLKAVGESASLCINIKSENRIPIFLSDVQHLLLYSLHGHHSPYMPTRWCHLEKYNKVTHTVVLVVEGLSLYHFMAYESMFPHITTKLEHRVEVVTPAAYGGSVVEDLAAVPITGIQSDNLIKQYGSLEAALKSTEDVIKLLKTVFPMNCIESTDSSKNESDLPPTDRFARTSLLLSLCQMVEENYPVPLRGELAKKYENYIMTKDSYLEASPRSPMFALDCEMCRTTTGELELTRISIVDESLNIIYDTLVIPENPITDYLTRFSGITKEMLTDVSTTLPDVQQVLRNLLPADAILTGQSLNSDLHTLKMMHPYIIDTSVIFNITGDRYRKTKLQTLVREFLGERIQEHESGHCSTEDSKAAMKLTKLKLANSIDYGDAVLLGRCDMDILKMEVDRRKNVNRKTEIRRYATSLFKHVTKNQKTAAIVGNGEVMNEYSKYMSSSLNVMDDNSFNKNDQVRLVVVDDNKQAVIRASQIAMEHAFTLCHVRVEEDKLKDDQLDKTFRRVNKWVKMLWQHTAINGLACIIFAGQSNKANGACFLNIKREISENCVTRI; this is encoded by the exons ATGACGCCGCCGCAAGCATGGCAAAGTGAG ACTGAAGAAGCAGAAAAGTCCAGTGATACAGACATTAGTCAACTTTCTATAGAAGAAAATTCTACGCGTAAGCGACCTTGTAGCGAAGATGTAAAAGAGGCTCCTGTGGAAGATTCTACTATAAAGGTAGAAGTGAAAACTGTGGAAAATACATCAAATTCACTTGCTAATAAAAAACCTAG ATTAAGTGGagatgaatatataaaattgaagcaGGAATTAAGAGAACGAAAAAGGCAATATAAAGTGATACCACGATTTCGTTTAAAAGCAGTTGGTGAAAGTGCTagtttatgtattaatattaaaagtgaaaatagaattccaatttttcttaGTGATGTACAACATTTGTTGTTATATTCCTTACATGGACACCATTCGCCATATATGCCAACAAGATGGTGCCACCTTGAGAAATATAATAAG gtCACACATACAGTGGTTCTTGTTGTCGAAGGTCTCTCCCTATATCATTTTATGGCATATGAAAGTATGTTTCCACATATAACAACAAAATTGGAGCACCGTGTAGAGGTAGTAACACCCGCGGCATATGGAGGATCAGTTGTGGAAGATCTAGCAGCAGTTCCTATAACTGGAATACAAAGTGACAACTTAATTAAAC AGTATGGATCTTTGGAGGCTGCTTTAAAAAGTACAGAggatgtaataaaattattaaaaactgttttccCAATGAATTGCATAGAATCGACTGATTCATCGAAAAATGAATCCGATTTACCTCCTACAGATAGGTTTGCCAGGACAAGTTTACTTTTGTCTTTATGTCAGATGGTTGAAGAAAATTATCCAGTACCTCTTAGGGGTGAATTAGCCAAAAA GtacgaaaattatataatgacaAAAGACTCTTATTTAGAGGCCAGTCCAAGATCTCCAATGTTTGCTTTAGATTGTGAAATGTGTAGAACTACAACCGGAGAATTAGAGTTGACGAGAATATCTATTGTTGATGAAAGTTTGAAT ATTATTTACGATACTCTGGTTATTCCGGAAAATCCGATCACGGACTATCTCACTCGGTTCAGTGGTATTACGAAAGAGATGTTGACAGATGTATCTACTACGTTACCTGACGTTCAGCAAGTTCTACGAAATTTGCTTCCAGCGGATGCTATTCTCACTGGACAAAGTTTAAATTCCGATTTACATACTTTGAAAATGATGCATCCATACATCATAGATAcatctgtaatatttaatattactggtGATAG GTACAGGAAAACGAAGTTGCAAACATTGGTCAGGGAATTTCTAGGCGAGAGAATACAAGAGCACGAATCCGGTCATTGTTCGACCGAGGATTCGAAGGCTGCAATGAAAttgacaaaattgaaattagcgAATAGTATAGATTATGGGGATGCAGTATTGCTTGGACGATGCGACATGGATATATTAAAGATGGAAGTAGATCGGCGTAAAAATGTGAATAGGAAAACGGAGATCCGTAGATATGCTACTTCGCTTTTCAAACATGTAACAAAGAACCAGAAAACAGCTGCAATTGTGGGTAATGGAGAAGTTATGAACGAATATTCGAAGTATATGTCTTCTTCCCTTAACGTCATGGACGACAACAGTTTTAACAAGAATGATCAG GTACGGCTTGTTGTAGTTGATGATAATAAACAAGCTGTGATTCGTGCTTCCCAAATAGCAATGGAACACGCCTTCACTTTATGCCATGTTAGAGTCGAAGAAGACAAATTGAAAGACGATCAATTGGATAAAACATTTCGTAGAGTGAATAAATGGGTGAAGATGTTATGGCAACATACAGCAATCAACGGCTTAGCGTGTATTATATTCGCTGGACAAAGTAATAAAGCCAATGGTGCCTGTTTTCTGAacataaaaagagaaatatctGAGAATTGTGTAACCcgtatttaa
- the Rexo5 gene encoding RNA exonuclease 5 isoform X1 has product MKNLTAKQLQRMEKKKKKMAALLEITKLNDKDREAKLFALKKATEEAEKSSDTDISQLSIEENSTRKRPCSEDVKEAPVEDSTIKVEVKTVENTSNSLANKKPRLSGDEYIKLKQELRERKRQYKVIPRFRLKAVGESASLCINIKSENRIPIFLSDVQHLLLYSLHGHHSPYMPTRWCHLEKYNKVTHTVVLVVEGLSLYHFMAYESMFPHITTKLEHRVEVVTPAAYGGSVVEDLAAVPITGIQSDNLIKQYGSLEAALKSTEDVIKLLKTVFPMNCIESTDSSKNESDLPPTDRFARTSLLLSLCQMVEENYPVPLRGELAKKYENYIMTKDSYLEASPRSPMFALDCEMCRTTTGELELTRISIVDESLNIIYDTLVIPENPITDYLTRFSGITKEMLTDVSTTLPDVQQVLRNLLPADAILTGQSLNSDLHTLKMMHPYIIDTSVIFNITGDRYRKTKLQTLVREFLGERIQEHESGHCSTEDSKAAMKLTKLKLANSIDYGDAVLLGRCDMDILKMEVDRRKNVNRKTEIRRYATSLFKHVTKNQKTAAIVGNGEVMNEYSKYMSSSLNVMDDNSFNKNDQVRLVVVDDNKQAVIRASQIAMEHAFTLCHVRVEEDKLKDDQLDKTFRRVNKWVKMLWQHTAINGLACIIFAGQSNKANGACFLNIKREISENCVTRI; this is encoded by the exons atgaagaATCTAACAGCAAAACAGTTACAAAGaatggagaaaaagaaaaagaaaatggctGCTCTTTtagaaattactaaattaaatgataaagaCAGGGAAGCAAAGTTATTTGCACTTAAAAAAGCG ACTGAAGAAGCAGAAAAGTCCAGTGATACAGACATTAGTCAACTTTCTATAGAAGAAAATTCTACGCGTAAGCGACCTTGTAGCGAAGATGTAAAAGAGGCTCCTGTGGAAGATTCTACTATAAAGGTAGAAGTGAAAACTGTGGAAAATACATCAAATTCACTTGCTAATAAAAAACCTAG ATTAAGTGGagatgaatatataaaattgaagcaGGAATTAAGAGAACGAAAAAGGCAATATAAAGTGATACCACGATTTCGTTTAAAAGCAGTTGGTGAAAGTGCTagtttatgtattaatattaaaagtgaaaatagaattccaatttttcttaGTGATGTACAACATTTGTTGTTATATTCCTTACATGGACACCATTCGCCATATATGCCAACAAGATGGTGCCACCTTGAGAAATATAATAAG gtCACACATACAGTGGTTCTTGTTGTCGAAGGTCTCTCCCTATATCATTTTATGGCATATGAAAGTATGTTTCCACATATAACAACAAAATTGGAGCACCGTGTAGAGGTAGTAACACCCGCGGCATATGGAGGATCAGTTGTGGAAGATCTAGCAGCAGTTCCTATAACTGGAATACAAAGTGACAACTTAATTAAAC AGTATGGATCTTTGGAGGCTGCTTTAAAAAGTACAGAggatgtaataaaattattaaaaactgttttccCAATGAATTGCATAGAATCGACTGATTCATCGAAAAATGAATCCGATTTACCTCCTACAGATAGGTTTGCCAGGACAAGTTTACTTTTGTCTTTATGTCAGATGGTTGAAGAAAATTATCCAGTACCTCTTAGGGGTGAATTAGCCAAAAA GtacgaaaattatataatgacaAAAGACTCTTATTTAGAGGCCAGTCCAAGATCTCCAATGTTTGCTTTAGATTGTGAAATGTGTAGAACTACAACCGGAGAATTAGAGTTGACGAGAATATCTATTGTTGATGAAAGTTTGAAT ATTATTTACGATACTCTGGTTATTCCGGAAAATCCGATCACGGACTATCTCACTCGGTTCAGTGGTATTACGAAAGAGATGTTGACAGATGTATCTACTACGTTACCTGACGTTCAGCAAGTTCTACGAAATTTGCTTCCAGCGGATGCTATTCTCACTGGACAAAGTTTAAATTCCGATTTACATACTTTGAAAATGATGCATCCATACATCATAGATAcatctgtaatatttaatattactggtGATAG GTACAGGAAAACGAAGTTGCAAACATTGGTCAGGGAATTTCTAGGCGAGAGAATACAAGAGCACGAATCCGGTCATTGTTCGACCGAGGATTCGAAGGCTGCAATGAAAttgacaaaattgaaattagcgAATAGTATAGATTATGGGGATGCAGTATTGCTTGGACGATGCGACATGGATATATTAAAGATGGAAGTAGATCGGCGTAAAAATGTGAATAGGAAAACGGAGATCCGTAGATATGCTACTTCGCTTTTCAAACATGTAACAAAGAACCAGAAAACAGCTGCAATTGTGGGTAATGGAGAAGTTATGAACGAATATTCGAAGTATATGTCTTCTTCCCTTAACGTCATGGACGACAACAGTTTTAACAAGAATGATCAG GTACGGCTTGTTGTAGTTGATGATAATAAACAAGCTGTGATTCGTGCTTCCCAAATAGCAATGGAACACGCCTTCACTTTATGCCATGTTAGAGTCGAAGAAGACAAATTGAAAGACGATCAATTGGATAAAACATTTCGTAGAGTGAATAAATGGGTGAAGATGTTATGGCAACATACAGCAATCAACGGCTTAGCGTGTATTATATTCGCTGGACAAAGTAATAAAGCCAATGGTGCCTGTTTTCTGAacataaaaagagaaatatctGAGAATTGTGTAACCcgtatttaa
- the Rexo5 gene encoding RNA exonuclease 5 isoform X3, whose translation MTEEAEKSSDTDISQLSIEENSTRKRPCSEDVKEAPVEDSTIKVEVKTVENTSNSLANKKPRLSGDEYIKLKQELRERKRQYKVIPRFRLKAVGESASLCINIKSENRIPIFLSDVQHLLLYSLHGHHSPYMPTRWCHLEKYNKVTHTVVLVVEGLSLYHFMAYESMFPHITTKLEHRVEVVTPAAYGGSVVEDLAAVPITGIQSDNLIKQYGSLEAALKSTEDVIKLLKTVFPMNCIESTDSSKNESDLPPTDRFARTSLLLSLCQMVEENYPVPLRGELAKKYENYIMTKDSYLEASPRSPMFALDCEMCRTTTGELELTRISIVDESLNIIYDTLVIPENPITDYLTRFSGITKEMLTDVSTTLPDVQQVLRNLLPADAILTGQSLNSDLHTLKMMHPYIIDTSVIFNITGDRYRKTKLQTLVREFLGERIQEHESGHCSTEDSKAAMKLTKLKLANSIDYGDAVLLGRCDMDILKMEVDRRKNVNRKTEIRRYATSLFKHVTKNQKTAAIVGNGEVMNEYSKYMSSSLNVMDDNSFNKNDQVRLVVVDDNKQAVIRASQIAMEHAFTLCHVRVEEDKLKDDQLDKTFRRVNKWVKMLWQHTAINGLACIIFAGQSNKANGACFLNIKREISENCVTRI comes from the exons ATG ACTGAAGAAGCAGAAAAGTCCAGTGATACAGACATTAGTCAACTTTCTATAGAAGAAAATTCTACGCGTAAGCGACCTTGTAGCGAAGATGTAAAAGAGGCTCCTGTGGAAGATTCTACTATAAAGGTAGAAGTGAAAACTGTGGAAAATACATCAAATTCACTTGCTAATAAAAAACCTAG ATTAAGTGGagatgaatatataaaattgaagcaGGAATTAAGAGAACGAAAAAGGCAATATAAAGTGATACCACGATTTCGTTTAAAAGCAGTTGGTGAAAGTGCTagtttatgtattaatattaaaagtgaaaatagaattccaatttttcttaGTGATGTACAACATTTGTTGTTATATTCCTTACATGGACACCATTCGCCATATATGCCAACAAGATGGTGCCACCTTGAGAAATATAATAAG gtCACACATACAGTGGTTCTTGTTGTCGAAGGTCTCTCCCTATATCATTTTATGGCATATGAAAGTATGTTTCCACATATAACAACAAAATTGGAGCACCGTGTAGAGGTAGTAACACCCGCGGCATATGGAGGATCAGTTGTGGAAGATCTAGCAGCAGTTCCTATAACTGGAATACAAAGTGACAACTTAATTAAAC AGTATGGATCTTTGGAGGCTGCTTTAAAAAGTACAGAggatgtaataaaattattaaaaactgttttccCAATGAATTGCATAGAATCGACTGATTCATCGAAAAATGAATCCGATTTACCTCCTACAGATAGGTTTGCCAGGACAAGTTTACTTTTGTCTTTATGTCAGATGGTTGAAGAAAATTATCCAGTACCTCTTAGGGGTGAATTAGCCAAAAA GtacgaaaattatataatgacaAAAGACTCTTATTTAGAGGCCAGTCCAAGATCTCCAATGTTTGCTTTAGATTGTGAAATGTGTAGAACTACAACCGGAGAATTAGAGTTGACGAGAATATCTATTGTTGATGAAAGTTTGAAT ATTATTTACGATACTCTGGTTATTCCGGAAAATCCGATCACGGACTATCTCACTCGGTTCAGTGGTATTACGAAAGAGATGTTGACAGATGTATCTACTACGTTACCTGACGTTCAGCAAGTTCTACGAAATTTGCTTCCAGCGGATGCTATTCTCACTGGACAAAGTTTAAATTCCGATTTACATACTTTGAAAATGATGCATCCATACATCATAGATAcatctgtaatatttaatattactggtGATAG GTACAGGAAAACGAAGTTGCAAACATTGGTCAGGGAATTTCTAGGCGAGAGAATACAAGAGCACGAATCCGGTCATTGTTCGACCGAGGATTCGAAGGCTGCAATGAAAttgacaaaattgaaattagcgAATAGTATAGATTATGGGGATGCAGTATTGCTTGGACGATGCGACATGGATATATTAAAGATGGAAGTAGATCGGCGTAAAAATGTGAATAGGAAAACGGAGATCCGTAGATATGCTACTTCGCTTTTCAAACATGTAACAAAGAACCAGAAAACAGCTGCAATTGTGGGTAATGGAGAAGTTATGAACGAATATTCGAAGTATATGTCTTCTTCCCTTAACGTCATGGACGACAACAGTTTTAACAAGAATGATCAG GTACGGCTTGTTGTAGTTGATGATAATAAACAAGCTGTGATTCGTGCTTCCCAAATAGCAATGGAACACGCCTTCACTTTATGCCATGTTAGAGTCGAAGAAGACAAATTGAAAGACGATCAATTGGATAAAACATTTCGTAGAGTGAATAAATGGGTGAAGATGTTATGGCAACATACAGCAATCAACGGCTTAGCGTGTATTATATTCGCTGGACAAAGTAATAAAGCCAATGGTGCCTGTTTTCTGAacataaaaagagaaatatctGAGAATTGTGTAACCcgtatttaa